Proteins encoded in a region of the Rothia mucilaginosa genome:
- a CDS encoding alpha,alpha-phosphotrehalase, whose product MTQAPTASLTLTPATSPAGGKDFASSVIYQVYPKSFYSSAGGAYGDLRGVIEKVPYIASLGVDMVWFNPFFASPQNDNGYDISDYYAINPDLGTMEDVEEMIAALAEHGVGVMFDMVLNHISTEHEWFQRALAGEREYWDYFYIRPGKYTEDGQLREPTNWESKFGGSCWSRFGEYTDEHGTPLFYMHLYDRTQADVNWYNPTVRDELFKVVNFWYEKGVRGFRFDVINVIGKGEELLDAPEGTVDKAQYTDTPIVHTRIQQLNRASFGQHDDTVTVGEMSSTSIENCVGYSNPAHHELDMVFSFHHLKVDYENGEKWSKVPFRFAELKQILNDWALGMQAGGGWNALFWNNHDQPRALNRFGDVERYRAESATMLATVIHLLRGTPYVYQGEEIGMIDPVYSSIEQYVDVEAHNAYAMLRERGLSEQQALEIVASKARDNSRVPMQWTADPATAGFGSTSPWLTPAPVRDAATGAGISVEDEERDGVILPYYRNLIALRKQYPVISVGSYAPYALDHERVFAYLRELPAEAGSEDGSPAQCLLVLTNFYGEPTEVEVPAEFVRSGRVLVCNYKNSAVDSAAADSAVSDSAETVTLSLRPYEALALLIEG is encoded by the coding sequence ATGACACAGGCACCCACCGCATCGCTCACCCTCACGCCAGCAACCAGCCCGGCAGGCGGTAAGGATTTCGCGTCCTCCGTCATCTACCAGGTGTATCCCAAGTCCTTCTACTCTTCGGCCGGTGGCGCCTACGGCGACCTGCGCGGCGTCATCGAGAAGGTGCCCTACATTGCCTCCCTGGGCGTGGACATGGTGTGGTTCAACCCGTTCTTCGCCTCCCCGCAGAACGACAACGGCTACGACATCTCCGACTACTACGCCATCAACCCCGACCTGGGCACCATGGAAGACGTCGAAGAGATGATTGCCGCCCTCGCCGAGCACGGTGTGGGCGTCATGTTCGACATGGTCCTCAACCATATTTCGACCGAGCACGAGTGGTTCCAGCGTGCGCTCGCCGGTGAGCGCGAGTACTGGGACTACTTCTACATTCGCCCCGGCAAGTACACCGAGGATGGTCAGCTACGCGAACCGACCAACTGGGAGTCAAAGTTCGGCGGTTCCTGCTGGTCCCGCTTTGGCGAGTACACGGATGAGCACGGCACTCCCCTGTTCTATATGCACCTGTACGACCGCACCCAGGCAGACGTGAACTGGTACAACCCGACTGTGCGCGACGAACTGTTTAAGGTAGTGAACTTCTGGTACGAGAAGGGCGTGCGCGGTTTCCGCTTCGACGTCATTAACGTCATCGGTAAGGGTGAAGAGCTACTCGACGCCCCCGAAGGCACCGTAGACAAGGCACAATACACCGACACCCCGATTGTGCACACCCGCATTCAGCAGCTGAACCGCGCCTCCTTCGGTCAGCATGATGACACCGTGACCGTGGGCGAAATGTCCTCAACCAGCATCGAAAACTGCGTGGGCTACTCCAACCCGGCACACCACGAGCTGGATATGGTGTTCAGCTTCCACCACCTGAAGGTGGACTACGAGAACGGCGAGAAGTGGTCAAAGGTGCCGTTCCGTTTTGCCGAGCTGAAGCAGATTCTGAACGATTGGGCGCTGGGCATGCAGGCCGGCGGCGGCTGGAATGCACTGTTCTGGAATAACCACGATCAGCCGCGCGCACTGAACCGTTTTGGTGACGTTGAGCGTTACCGTGCCGAGTCAGCGACCATGCTGGCGACCGTGATTCACCTGCTGCGCGGCACCCCGTACGTGTACCAGGGCGAGGAAATCGGCATGATTGACCCGGTCTACTCCTCGATCGAGCAGTACGTGGATGTGGAGGCGCACAACGCCTACGCGATGCTGCGTGAGCGCGGTCTGAGCGAGCAGCAGGCTCTGGAGATTGTGGCATCGAAGGCTCGCGATAATTCGCGTGTACCGATGCAGTGGACCGCAGATCCGGCGACCGCAGGGTTCGGTTCCACCTCGCCGTGGCTGACTCCCGCCCCGGTGCGTGATGCGGCGACCGGTGCCGGTATTTCGGTGGAGGATGAGGAACGCGACGGCGTGATTCTGCCCTACTACCGCAACCTGATTGCCCTGCGTAAGCAGTACCCGGTCATCTCTGTGGGTTCGTACGCGCCCTACGCACTGGATCACGAGCGAGTGTTTGCGTACCTGCGTGAGCTGCCCGCTGAGGCTGGCTCTGAGGACGGTAGCCCGGCACAGTGCCTGCTGGTGCTGACGAACTTCTACGGTGAGCCGACCGAGGTTGAGGTTCCGGCTGAGTTCGTTCGTTCCGGTCGCGTGCTGGTGTGTAATTACAAGAATTCTGCGGTCGATTCTGCTGCGGCGGATTCTGCTGTATCTGATTCGGCTGAGACGGTGACGCTGAGCCTGCGCCCCTACGAGGCTCTGGCGCTGCTGATTGAGGGCTAA
- a CDS encoding ABC transporter substrate-binding protein, with product MNQTHQTFTRPTVSRRTALTAAGALGMAGILSACGLSGDKVFSGEHEGIIVGSAAFAESQILAEIYAGALARAGFNARTQLSIGAREAYLGALASGAVDVIPDYSGNLLLYLDPKATASTAQEILQALPAALGTLTTGTSGTEIRALNASEAEDKDSLVVTAQTAQKYGLRSLEDLASHCTNLKLGAAPEFAERAYGIPGLKEKYGCVPAEFVPLSDGGGALTVKALLDDTVQVVDLYSTTPAIEQNQLVVLEDPKNMILAQQVLPIINTSRVPDSAAEVLNRVSAKLTTADLRTLNDRVSGTSKQEPAQAAATWLNEHGF from the coding sequence ATGAATCAGACGCATCAAACCTTCACGCGCCCTACCGTATCTCGTCGCACTGCCCTAACCGCCGCCGGAGCGCTCGGCATGGCGGGTATTCTCAGCGCCTGCGGGCTCAGCGGCGATAAAGTCTTCAGCGGTGAACACGAAGGAATCATCGTCGGCTCAGCGGCCTTCGCCGAATCCCAAATCCTTGCCGAAATCTACGCCGGAGCTCTCGCCCGGGCGGGATTCAACGCCCGAACCCAGCTGAGCATCGGTGCCCGCGAAGCGTACCTGGGGGCACTCGCCTCCGGTGCGGTGGACGTTATCCCGGACTACTCCGGAAACCTGCTGCTCTACCTGGACCCGAAGGCTACAGCTAGCACTGCACAGGAGATTTTGCAGGCGCTACCCGCCGCCCTCGGCACCCTCACGACCGGCACCTCCGGAACTGAAATTCGCGCCCTCAACGCCTCCGAGGCGGAGGATAAGGACTCGCTCGTCGTTACCGCGCAGACCGCCCAGAAATACGGTCTGCGAAGCCTTGAAGACCTCGCCTCCCACTGTACGAATCTGAAGCTCGGCGCCGCCCCGGAGTTTGCCGAGCGCGCCTACGGCATCCCGGGTCTGAAAGAGAAGTACGGATGCGTTCCCGCCGAGTTCGTACCCCTCTCGGACGGCGGTGGCGCGCTGACCGTCAAGGCCCTGCTCGATGACACCGTGCAGGTGGTTGACCTCTACTCGACCACGCCCGCAATTGAGCAGAATCAGCTGGTGGTGCTGGAGGATCCGAAGAATATGATTCTGGCTCAGCAGGTGTTGCCCATTATCAATACGTCGCGAGTTCCCGACTCTGCGGCGGAGGTTTTGAACCGTGTCTCGGCGAAGCTGACCACCGCCGATCTGCGTACCCTCAACGACCGTGTTTCGGGTACCTCTAAGCAGGAGCCCGCGCAGGCGGCGGCTACCTGGCTGAATGAGCACGGCTTCTAA